In Monodelphis domestica isolate mMonDom1 chromosome 4, mMonDom1.pri, whole genome shotgun sequence, one DNA window encodes the following:
- the ZNF362 gene encoding zinc finger protein 362 isoform X2, which produces MAEPRFNNPYFWPPPPTMPSQLDNLVLINKIKEQLMAEKIRPPHLPPTSVSSQQPLLVPPSPAESSQSIMSLPKLQQVPGLHPQAVPQPDVALHARPATSTVTGLGLSSRAPAVSTSESSTGTGTSTPSTPTSTSQSRLIASSPTLISGITSPPILDSIKTIQGHSLLGAPKTERGRKKIKAENPSGPPVLVVPYPILASGETAKEGKTYRCKVCPLTFFTKSEMQIHSKSHTEAKPHKCPHCSKSFANASYLAQHLRIHLGVKPYHCSYCEKSFRQLSHLQQHTRIHTGDRPYKCPHPGCEKAFTQLSNLQSHQRQHNKDKPYKCPNCYRAYTDSASLQIHLSAHAIKHAKAYCCSMCGRAYTSETYLMKHMSKHTVVEHLVTHHSPQRTESPGIPVRISLI; this is translated from the exons ATGGCCGAACCTCGTTTTAACAACCCCTACTTCTggccccctcctcccaccatgccCAGCCAG CTGGACAACTTGGTATTGATCAACAAAATCAAGGAGCAGCTGATGGCAGAGAAGATCCGGCCCCCACACCTGCCGCCCACGTCCGTCTCCTCTCAGCAGCCCCTGCTGGTCCCCCCATCCCCGGCCGAAAGCAGCCAGTCCATCATGTCCTTGCCCAAGCTGCAGCAGGTGCCGGGGCTGCACCCGCAGGCCGTACCCCAGCCCGACGTGGCCCTGCACGCCCGGCCCGCCACCAGCACCGTCACGG GGCTGGGGCTGTCCTCCCGGGCCCCCGCAGTTAGCACCTCTGAATCCAGCACCGGCACGGGGACCAGCACCCCCTCGACACCCACCTCCACCAGCCAGAGCCGCCTCATCgcctcctcccccaccctcatCTCAGGGATCACCAGCCCCCCCATCCTGGACTCCATCAAGACAATTCAGGGCCACAGCCTGCTGGGAGCCCCCAAAACAGAGCGGGGCCGCAAGAAGATCAAGGCCGAAAACCCCTCGGGGCCGCCCGTCCTCGTGGTGCCGTACCCCATCCTGGCCTCAGGAGAGACCGCCAAAGAGGGGAAGACATACAG GTGTAAGGTCTGCCCCTTGACCTTCTTCACCAAGTCCGAGATGCAGATCCACTCCAAGTCGCACACAGAGGCAAAGCCGCACAAGTGCCCGCACTGCTCCAAGTCCTTTGCCAACGCCTCCTACCTGGCCCAGCACCTGCGCATCCACCTGGGCGTCAAGCCCTATCACTGCTCCTACTGTGAGAAGTCCTTCCGCCAGCTCTCCCACCTCCAGCAGCACACCAG aattcacactggagacaGACCCTACAAGTGCCCACATCCCGGCTGTGAAAAGGCTTTTACCCAGCTCTCCAACCTCCAG TCTCACCAGCGACAGCACAATAAAGATAAACCGTACAAGTGTCCGAACTGTTACCGGGCATACACAGACTCCGCGTCCCTGCAGATCCACCTCTCCGCCCATGCCATCAAACACGCCAAGGCCTACTGCTGCAGCATGTGCGGGCGTGCCTACACCTCG gAGACATATTTGATGAAGCACATGTCCAAACACACTGTGGTGGAGCACCTGGTCACCCACCATTCACCCCAAAGGACGGAGTCTCCCGGCATCCCTGTGCGGATCTCGCTCATCTGA
- the ZNF362 gene encoding zinc finger protein 362 isoform X1 has product MVRSVQKGLSHTRMAEPRFNNPYFWPPPPTMPSQLDNLVLINKIKEQLMAEKIRPPHLPPTSVSSQQPLLVPPSPAESSQSIMSLPKLQQVPGLHPQAVPQPDVALHARPATSTVTGLGLSSRAPAVSTSESSTGTGTSTPSTPTSTSQSRLIASSPTLISGITSPPILDSIKTIQGHSLLGAPKTERGRKKIKAENPSGPPVLVVPYPILASGETAKEGKTYRCKVCPLTFFTKSEMQIHSKSHTEAKPHKCPHCSKSFANASYLAQHLRIHLGVKPYHCSYCEKSFRQLSHLQQHTRIHTGDRPYKCPHPGCEKAFTQLSNLQSHQRQHNKDKPYKCPNCYRAYTDSASLQIHLSAHAIKHAKAYCCSMCGRAYTSETYLMKHMSKHTVVEHLVTHHSPQRTESPGIPVRISLI; this is encoded by the exons GATGGCCGAACCTCGTTTTAACAACCCCTACTTCTggccccctcctcccaccatgccCAGCCAG CTGGACAACTTGGTATTGATCAACAAAATCAAGGAGCAGCTGATGGCAGAGAAGATCCGGCCCCCACACCTGCCGCCCACGTCCGTCTCCTCTCAGCAGCCCCTGCTGGTCCCCCCATCCCCGGCCGAAAGCAGCCAGTCCATCATGTCCTTGCCCAAGCTGCAGCAGGTGCCGGGGCTGCACCCGCAGGCCGTACCCCAGCCCGACGTGGCCCTGCACGCCCGGCCCGCCACCAGCACCGTCACGG GGCTGGGGCTGTCCTCCCGGGCCCCCGCAGTTAGCACCTCTGAATCCAGCACCGGCACGGGGACCAGCACCCCCTCGACACCCACCTCCACCAGCCAGAGCCGCCTCATCgcctcctcccccaccctcatCTCAGGGATCACCAGCCCCCCCATCCTGGACTCCATCAAGACAATTCAGGGCCACAGCCTGCTGGGAGCCCCCAAAACAGAGCGGGGCCGCAAGAAGATCAAGGCCGAAAACCCCTCGGGGCCGCCCGTCCTCGTGGTGCCGTACCCCATCCTGGCCTCAGGAGAGACCGCCAAAGAGGGGAAGACATACAG GTGTAAGGTCTGCCCCTTGACCTTCTTCACCAAGTCCGAGATGCAGATCCACTCCAAGTCGCACACAGAGGCAAAGCCGCACAAGTGCCCGCACTGCTCCAAGTCCTTTGCCAACGCCTCCTACCTGGCCCAGCACCTGCGCATCCACCTGGGCGTCAAGCCCTATCACTGCTCCTACTGTGAGAAGTCCTTCCGCCAGCTCTCCCACCTCCAGCAGCACACCAG aattcacactggagacaGACCCTACAAGTGCCCACATCCCGGCTGTGAAAAGGCTTTTACCCAGCTCTCCAACCTCCAG TCTCACCAGCGACAGCACAATAAAGATAAACCGTACAAGTGTCCGAACTGTTACCGGGCATACACAGACTCCGCGTCCCTGCAGATCCACCTCTCCGCCCATGCCATCAAACACGCCAAGGCCTACTGCTGCAGCATGTGCGGGCGTGCCTACACCTCG gAGACATATTTGATGAAGCACATGTCCAAACACACTGTGGTGGAGCACCTGGTCACCCACCATTCACCCCAAAGGACGGAGTCTCCCGGCATCCCTGTGCGGATCTCGCTCATCTGA